The following proteins are encoded in a genomic region of Vibrio taketomensis:
- a CDS encoding M48 family metallopeptidase, translated as MSWLKYSAIALVVGLTACSSSPTGRNQLILFSDADMSNLGSQSFEQMKQELKISKDVKVNKYVQCVASAVTKHVPKQSSFDNWEVVVFDSEQVNAFALPGGKIGVYTGLLNVAKNQDQLATVIGHEIAHVLADHSNERLSQSQLANTGLQITSIALGASEYAQYRDATMSALGLGVQVGVLLPYGRTQESEADIVGLELMAKAGFDPRQSIALWQNMAKASKGQQPPELLSTHPSHGTRIQDLSETMQKLRNYNVSRPNCN; from the coding sequence ATGTCGTGGTTAAAATATAGTGCCATCGCGTTAGTTGTGGGGTTAACTGCTTGCAGTTCATCACCAACAGGACGTAATCAACTGATCCTATTCTCAGATGCGGATATGAGTAACCTTGGTTCTCAATCTTTTGAACAGATGAAACAAGAGCTTAAGATCAGCAAAGATGTCAAAGTGAACAAGTATGTTCAGTGTGTCGCCTCTGCTGTAACGAAACATGTTCCTAAACAATCTTCTTTTGACAATTGGGAAGTGGTTGTATTTGACAGCGAACAAGTTAACGCCTTTGCTTTACCCGGGGGTAAAATTGGTGTTTATACTGGGCTTCTGAACGTTGCCAAAAACCAAGACCAATTAGCAACCGTCATCGGTCATGAAATTGCCCATGTGTTGGCAGATCACAGCAATGAACGTTTGTCACAATCTCAACTTGCCAATACCGGTTTGCAAATCACAAGCATTGCTTTGGGTGCGTCTGAATATGCTCAATATCGTGATGCGACAATGTCCGCCCTCGGTCTTGGTGTACAAGTCGGTGTGTTATTGCCATATGGGCGCACACAGGAATCAGAAGCGGATATTGTTGGATTGGAATTAATGGCAAAAGCAGGCTTTGATCCGCGCCAAAGTATTGCGCTATGGCAGAACATGGCAAAAGCGTCGAAAGGTCAACAGCCACCTGAGCTGCTTTCTACTCACCCTTCTCACGGCACACGAATACAAGATCTCTCTGAGACGATGCAAAAATTGCGAAACTATAACGTTAGCCGCCCAAATTGTAACTAA
- a CDS encoding site-2 protease family protein, which produces MELLSIDFLGRPLRLEGSMAGWQELYWDNQVVSQLVADSERSESSSHHFQLHKGEEVLHCELSVDLAWQPFIFNYQVKLNGEVIDQGSRNSKDIEQQTPFVAPKPERRFSLIGLVSLGMKMLKSAKMIKVVLASASIAAYSWLFSFQFALALIACLVIHEYGHVRAMKYFGMKTKGIYLVPFLGGLALSDEKINTRWQDVVISIMGPMFGFLLSLLLVLVYWITGEIFFAGLAAFNAFLNLFNLLPILPLDGGHVLKSISFSMNSLMGLIVCTAAAIGGIYLSYTLGLSLLGFLLIMGTLEILMEWRYRHASHLLPLDRYGQIVAAVWYVLLVAGLVGIIWYFAQSGDTLLQLPLQILGT; this is translated from the coding sequence GTGGAGCTACTTTCAATTGATTTTCTCGGACGTCCTTTAAGACTCGAGGGTAGTATGGCGGGTTGGCAGGAACTGTATTGGGATAACCAAGTGGTATCGCAATTGGTTGCGGACTCGGAACGTTCAGAATCATCATCGCATCATTTTCAATTACACAAAGGTGAAGAGGTATTGCATTGTGAGCTGAGTGTCGATCTCGCGTGGCAACCCTTTATCTTTAACTATCAAGTGAAGCTAAACGGCGAAGTTATTGATCAAGGTTCACGTAATAGCAAAGATATTGAACAGCAAACGCCATTTGTTGCGCCAAAGCCTGAGCGTCGATTCAGTTTAATTGGATTGGTTTCTCTTGGTATGAAAATGCTCAAGAGCGCCAAAATGATCAAGGTTGTTCTTGCTTCAGCGAGTATCGCTGCGTATTCGTGGTTGTTTTCGTTCCAGTTTGCTTTAGCACTGATTGCATGTCTTGTGATTCATGAATACGGTCATGTTAGGGCGATGAAATACTTTGGTATGAAAACTAAAGGTATCTACTTAGTGCCTTTTTTAGGTGGCTTAGCGTTGTCTGACGAAAAGATTAATACTCGTTGGCAAGATGTGGTCATCTCGATCATGGGACCAATGTTTGGCTTTTTGCTATCACTGCTATTAGTGCTGGTTTACTGGATTACCGGTGAAATATTCTTTGCAGGCCTCGCTGCGTTTAACGCCTTCTTAAACCTATTTAACTTATTACCGATCTTGCCGCTAGATGGTGGTCACGTTTTGAAAAGCATTAGTTTTTCAATGAATAGTCTAATGGGATTAATCGTATGTACTGCAGCCGCGATTGGAGGAATCTATTTAAGCTACACACTTGGCTTGAGTTTGCTGGGATTTTTGCTCATTATGGGTACTTTGGAAATCCTCATGGAATGGCGTTATCGCCATGCTAGCCATTTGTTGCCACTTGACCGTTACGGCCAAATTGTTGCTGCAGTTTGGTACGTATTATTAGTAGCAGGTCTGGTGGGGATCATCTGGTACTTCGCACAATCCGGTGACACGTTATTACAACTACCGTTGCAAATTCTTGGCACATAG
- a CDS encoding PhnA domain-containing protein: MSIEATMLQRCESKCELCAAEAPLTAYAVPPHGHVTVDYGIMVCDKCLSEIEEPKDINHWRCLNDSMWSQVVPVQVTAWRQLTRLNSESWAQDALDMMYMEEETKNWAMQGMSADDKPFDCNGVELKKGDDVTVIKDLPIKGTTQVIKQGTVIRGIALTDDPKHISGKVNGGQSMYVIAEYCRKK, translated from the coding sequence ATGTCTATTGAAGCTACTATGCTACAACGTTGCGAATCTAAGTGTGAACTATGTGCTGCTGAAGCACCACTAACTGCTTACGCGGTTCCACCGCACGGTCACGTAACAGTGGACTACGGCATCATGGTTTGTGATAAGTGTCTAAGTGAAATCGAAGAGCCAAAAGACATCAACCACTGGCGTTGTCTAAATGACAGCATGTGGAGCCAAGTGGTTCCTGTTCAAGTAACAGCATGGCGTCAACTTACTCGTCTTAACAGTGAAAGCTGGGCACAAGATGCGCTTGATATGATGTACATGGAAGAAGAAACTAAAAACTGGGCAATGCAAGGTATGTCTGCAGATGACAAACCATTCGATTGCAACGGCGTTGAACTTAAAAAAGGTGACGACGTAACAGTTATCAAAGACCTTCCAATCAAAGGTACAACTCAAGTTATCAAACAAGGTACTGTGATTCGTGGTATCGCGCTAACAGATGACCCTAAACACATCTCTGGTAAAGTGAATGGTGGTCAATCAATGTACGTAATCGCTGAATACTGCCGCAAGAAGTAA
- a CDS encoding TerC/Alx family metal homeostasis membrane protein gives MTPSTYIGFAILTLTLVALDIYQTRGGNITIRKAAIWSFFWFVLAFIFAGSIYFMWDIYAPGSDYSAEKATVSFVTGYLLEKSLSVDNLFVFAIIFHQYAVPEHLRPRALLWGVIGALVLRAIMIAVGAQLLAQYHWILYLFAAFLIWTGIQLARDKGEEEEVNPLPEKIIRKFAKVTDGYRGNSLTVVENGVRCVTPMMIVIGVIAFMDVMFALDSIPAIFAVTQEPFLVLAANVFALLGLRSLYFVLQGMMDKFIYLKPALSFIMIFIGIKMCLVGSAWEIPTAVSLLVLLATMTIAVVASVIKQRKQVESAQ, from the coding sequence ATGACCCCATCTACCTATATTGGCTTCGCCATTCTGACATTGACGCTAGTCGCACTGGATATCTATCAGACGCGCGGCGGCAACATCACGATTCGTAAAGCAGCAATCTGGAGTTTTTTCTGGTTTGTTCTTGCCTTCATTTTTGCCGGCTCAATCTACTTTATGTGGGACATTTACGCGCCAGGCAGTGATTATAGTGCTGAAAAAGCAACGGTTTCATTCGTTACTGGCTATCTATTAGAGAAGTCATTGAGTGTTGATAACCTCTTTGTGTTTGCAATTATCTTCCACCAATACGCAGTACCAGAACATTTGCGTCCACGCGCATTGCTATGGGGTGTTATTGGTGCGCTCGTTTTACGTGCAATCATGATTGCTGTCGGTGCTCAACTCCTTGCTCAGTACCACTGGATTCTTTACTTATTTGCAGCGTTCCTAATTTGGACTGGTATCCAATTAGCACGTGATAAAGGTGAAGAAGAAGAGGTGAATCCGCTACCTGAAAAGATCATTCGTAAGTTTGCGAAAGTGACCGATGGTTACCGTGGTAATTCACTAACCGTGGTTGAAAATGGTGTTCGTTGTGTCACTCCAATGATGATTGTTATTGGCGTGATCGCATTTATGGACGTGATGTTTGCTCTTGATTCCATTCCAGCAATTTTTGCAGTAACACAAGAACCATTCTTGGTGTTGGCAGCTAACGTATTCGCACTGCTAGGCTTGCGTTCACTTTACTTCGTACTGCAAGGTATGATGGATAAGTTTATCTACCTAAAACCAGCATTGTCATTCATCATGATATTTATCGGTATCAAGATGTGTTTGGTTGGTTCTGCATGGGAAATCCCAACAGCAGTATCACTGCTTGTATTACTCGCAACCATGACTATCGCTGTTGTAGCGTCAGTTATTAAGCAACGTAAACAAGTTGAGTCTGCGCAGTAA
- a CDS encoding bifunctional metallophosphatase/5'-nucleotidase: protein MTMKKSRAIQVKVAHINDTHSYFEPTSLQLTIKKDETEVRPFVSAGGFARIKTRVEKLRMQAANQQQGFLFLHAGDCFQGTLYYSLFKGEANSTMLNQLGLDAMAIGNHELDMGNLPVAEFAQRIDFPLLAGNWDLSRENASKPIRLACNPHVYSYKAHSRSAQWIVKHVEDEAIAIFALALDKMSDISNPDSDTPFVNAIETAKNTVNEIHKAGINKIILLSHMGYEVDLDFAHHVNGVSLIVGGHSHMLQGDFSALGLGNNDPYGVKVNQTYVVQAGYHALALGHCDISFDELGRVVEFTGRNELLVGRRMFVDTSRTQSWKTDDYQVIKNQIDHHPNVRVCRKDPVIKQILSQRYQAKVQELQNTYIATTKRKLRHVRIPDEQGCSDIAPLVAQSFIHTMQSQGHCVDFAIHNAGGVRNSIDIGPISVADIAGKVLPFLVPIGTYRLKGKHIAAILEGAINNATNNGVEGTGSGSYPYTANLRFSYDAKAPMGSRITQLQILSGNIWGEIDPDKEYFGTSSAYTMKGKEGYEAILNMSGEGDVSHYSMADCFIQYLSDKPQILDVNSNPNEHKGC, encoded by the coding sequence ATGACGATGAAAAAATCCAGAGCCATACAAGTCAAAGTGGCTCATATAAATGATACACACTCTTATTTTGAACCTACGTCGCTACAACTAACGATTAAAAAAGATGAGACAGAAGTTCGGCCATTCGTGAGTGCAGGTGGTTTTGCTCGTATAAAAACGCGCGTTGAGAAACTGCGCATGCAAGCGGCTAATCAACAGCAAGGCTTTTTGTTCCTCCATGCCGGCGATTGTTTTCAAGGCACGCTTTACTACTCGCTATTTAAAGGCGAGGCCAATTCAACCATGCTTAATCAACTCGGATTAGACGCGATGGCGATTGGCAACCATGAATTGGATATGGGTAATTTGCCCGTCGCGGAGTTTGCTCAGCGAATCGACTTTCCGTTACTTGCCGGGAATTGGGACTTATCTCGTGAGAACGCGAGTAAACCAATTAGGCTTGCATGTAACCCCCATGTATACAGTTATAAAGCCCACAGCCGCTCGGCACAATGGATCGTAAAGCATGTTGAAGATGAAGCGATTGCCATCTTCGCTTTAGCGCTTGATAAAATGTCTGATATTTCAAATCCAGACAGTGATACTCCTTTCGTCAATGCAATCGAGACTGCGAAAAATACGGTGAACGAAATCCATAAAGCCGGAATTAACAAAATTATTCTGCTTAGTCACATGGGATATGAAGTGGATCTCGACTTCGCCCATCATGTAAATGGAGTATCGTTGATCGTGGGTGGTCATAGCCATATGTTACAGGGGGATTTTTCGGCGTTAGGCTTAGGCAATAACGATCCATATGGTGTAAAAGTCAATCAAACCTATGTGGTTCAAGCTGGTTATCATGCATTAGCTCTTGGACATTGCGATATAAGTTTCGATGAGTTAGGTCGTGTCGTCGAGTTTACAGGACGCAACGAACTGTTGGTTGGGCGTAGAATGTTTGTTGATACCAGCCGTACTCAATCTTGGAAAACGGATGATTATCAGGTAATTAAGAACCAGATTGATCATCACCCTAATGTAAGAGTATGCCGTAAAGATCCCGTCATCAAACAGATCTTAAGCCAGCGTTATCAAGCGAAGGTTCAAGAATTACAAAATACCTATATTGCAACTACCAAGCGCAAATTGCGGCATGTGCGCATTCCAGATGAGCAGGGCTGCAGCGATATTGCTCCGCTGGTGGCACAATCATTTATTCATACCATGCAATCACAAGGGCATTGCGTTGACTTTGCTATACATAACGCTGGTGGTGTGCGTAATTCCATTGATATTGGCCCAATTTCGGTTGCCGATATTGCCGGAAAAGTCTTGCCGTTTTTGGTTCCAATCGGCACTTATCGTCTCAAAGGCAAACACATTGCCGCCATATTAGAAGGCGCAATCAATAACGCCACAAACAACGGTGTCGAGGGAACGGGATCTGGGTCATACCCATATACGGCAAATCTAAGATTTAGTTATGACGCTAAAGCGCCTATGGGCAGTCGTATCACTCAACTACAAATTCTGTCTGGCAATATATGGGGGGAAATAGATCCTGATAAGGAATATTTTGGTACCTCCTCGGCCTACACAATGAAAGGCAAAGAAGGGTATGAAGCTATTCTAAATATGTCAGGAGAGGGTGATGTATCCCACTATTCTATGGCCGATTGCTTCATCCAGTATTTGTCCGACAAACCGCAAATCTTAGACGTTAACAGCAACCCTAACGAACATAAAGGTTGCTAA
- a CDS encoding ATP-dependent endonuclease, with protein MRLERIEIAGFRGIKRLSLSFEQLTALIGENTWGKSSLLDALSVSLPAESELYKFQLTDFHVDYSVAQTQSQDLQIVLCFLANDVQETRSRRYRKIKPVWVTDAEGNHRIYYRLSASREDHNVTTTYDFLDANGDPLALHDADKIAHQIITLHPVIRLKDSRRFDRSKGVEHDLNERIEKRISNTCRRLMAIPGHVNKGEMKSSLKSMSMLVEHYFSFKPNARIEHAQPKDGVFYARKSDELSINEYVERSNNKQTRLLLLGLLNAYLQAKGPNHFTRGARPILIIEDPEGRLHPTQLARAWGLLQLLPMQKILTTNSGHLLGQIPISSIRRLVRQSDKTICTNMPTQGLSRDELRRVGFHIRFHRSNALFARCWLLVEGETEVWLFNELANQCGYNLAAEGVQIIEFAQSGLKSLIKVAKAFGIDWHVVTDGDPAGKNMQRQYVRD; from the coding sequence ATGCGGTTAGAACGAATTGAAATTGCAGGATTTCGCGGCATTAAACGGCTTTCTTTGTCCTTTGAGCAGCTCACTGCTTTGATAGGAGAAAACACTTGGGGTAAGTCGTCGTTACTCGACGCTTTATCAGTATCGTTACCTGCAGAAAGTGAACTGTATAAATTCCAATTAACCGATTTCCACGTCGATTACTCTGTCGCGCAAACCCAATCTCAAGATCTGCAAATTGTTCTCTGCTTTCTCGCTAACGACGTTCAGGAAACACGTTCTCGCCGTTATCGCAAAATTAAACCGGTTTGGGTTACTGATGCTGAAGGCAATCATCGAATTTATTATCGATTGAGTGCTAGTAGAGAGGATCACAATGTAACAACTACCTATGATTTTTTGGATGCGAATGGCGATCCGTTGGCATTGCACGATGCAGATAAAATCGCACATCAAATTATTACCTTACATCCCGTTATTCGTTTGAAAGACTCACGGCGTTTTGATCGAAGTAAAGGGGTCGAACACGATTTGAATGAGCGTATAGAAAAACGTATCAGCAATACGTGTCGACGTCTTATGGCAATCCCTGGGCATGTAAACAAGGGTGAAATGAAAAGCAGCCTCAAATCGATGAGCATGTTGGTTGAGCACTACTTTTCATTTAAGCCTAATGCACGTATTGAGCATGCTCAGCCAAAAGACGGTGTGTTTTACGCTCGCAAGTCAGACGAGCTGTCAATCAATGAGTATGTTGAACGTTCTAACAATAAGCAAACACGATTGTTGCTATTAGGTTTACTGAATGCGTATCTACAGGCAAAAGGGCCGAATCACTTCACTCGCGGTGCGAGACCCATCTTGATCATCGAAGATCCAGAAGGCCGCCTGCACCCTACCCAACTTGCCAGAGCTTGGGGTCTGCTTCAGCTACTGCCGATGCAAAAGATACTGACGACAAATAGCGGGCACTTGTTGGGTCAAATACCAATTAGCTCGATACGTCGCTTAGTTCGTCAATCTGACAAAACGATTTGCACTAATATGCCGACTCAAGGTTTATCTCGTGATGAATTGCGAAGAGTGGGATTTCATATTCGCTTTCACCGCTCAAATGCGCTATTTGCTCGTTGTTGGCTGCTTGTTGAAGGGGAAACGGAAGTCTGGCTTTTCAATGAACTTGCTAATCAGTGTGGCTACAATTTGGCGGCTGAAGGGGTGCAAATCATCGAATTTGCTCAGTCAGGGCTAAAATCATTAATCAAAGTAGCAAAAGCCTTTGGCATTGATTGGCATGTTGTGACAGATGGCGATCCGGCTGGCAAAAATATGCAGCGACAGTACGTGCGCGATTAG
- a CDS encoding LysR substrate-binding domain-containing protein — protein sequence MRYSLKQLAVFDAVADTASVSAAADKLALTQSATSMSLAQLEKMLGRPLFERQGKQMALTHWGNWLRPKAKRLLQDAQQIEMGFMEQHLLSGEISLGASQTPAEHLIPDLICRIDNDFPELRIKLNVQSTDIILQGLLDYKYDIGIIEGRCDDNRLHQAVWCRDHLTVVASAHHPFAKSERVTLSQLEQARWVLREHGSGTRMIFDSSIHHLIEDLDVWREYEHVPVLRNMVANGQYLTCLPFLDVERFIEAGLLVALNVPELNMERTLSFVWRADMIENPLVECIKREGLRMMKGQSVL from the coding sequence ATGCGTTATTCACTCAAGCAGTTAGCTGTTTTCGATGCGGTTGCAGACACGGCAAGTGTTAGTGCAGCGGCAGATAAACTTGCTTTGACTCAATCTGCTACCAGCATGTCTTTAGCACAATTAGAAAAGATGCTCGGTAGACCCTTGTTTGAACGACAAGGCAAACAAATGGCGTTAACCCACTGGGGAAACTGGCTTAGACCTAAAGCGAAGCGCTTGTTGCAAGATGCACAGCAAATCGAAATGGGGTTTATGGAGCAACATTTGTTGAGTGGCGAAATTAGTTTAGGGGCCAGTCAAACGCCCGCTGAACATTTGATTCCCGACCTTATATGTCGAATTGATAATGATTTTCCAGAGCTTCGTATCAAGCTTAACGTGCAAAGTACAGATATCATTTTGCAAGGCTTACTGGACTATAAATATGATATCGGAATTATTGAAGGACGCTGTGACGACAACCGTTTGCACCAAGCTGTTTGGTGTCGAGACCATTTAACAGTTGTGGCGTCTGCTCATCATCCATTCGCGAAATCTGAACGTGTGACGCTGTCACAATTAGAGCAAGCTCGTTGGGTTCTGCGTGAGCATGGCTCTGGTACTCGCATGATTTTTGATAGCTCTATTCATCATTTAATTGAAGATTTAGATGTGTGGCGAGAGTATGAACACGTTCCCGTACTGCGTAATATGGTGGCGAACGGTCAATACTTAACGTGCTTACCGTTCCTGGACGTAGAACGCTTTATCGAGGCGGGCCTATTGGTCGCGCTTAACGTACCAGAGCTTAATATGGAACGAACGCTGTCGTTTGTTTGGCGTGCGGACATGATTGAGAACCCATTAGTGGAATGTATTAAGCGCGAAGGCCTGCGTATGATGAAAGGTCAATCTGTCCTTTAA
- the focA gene encoding formate transporter FocA produces MSSEHANNQCFSPTEMMAQAEKFALSKAKKTTGMTLSLAIMAGAFIGLAFLFYITVTTGSADTGWGLSRLAGGIAFSMGLILIVICGGELFTSSVLSSISWANKEISFSKMLSIWTKVYVGNFIGAMLLLTIVAAAGLYQLDHGQWGLNALNIAQHKLHHTLVQAFALGILCNLLVCLAIWLTFSSANPLTKAVMTILPVAMFVSSGFEHCVANMFMVPLGIVIQNFAPESFWTLTGTTAAQYADLNIKQFITANLIPVTLGNIVGGAVLVGLANWCIYRRPQLKAANIATITTTVDIASVKENAMNNNIIVKDFMNTQPVTLSAEMTTPKAIEHLIANNEVSAPVTDIQGRLVGFFSAHDVMVDLWCQDYIPAQGQKVVDLMSRDVIAIDVNDKLVDVVEFLCIDKEQLFPTTSMGIATRFSTLSLEERAKSIKVSKPHVLPVLENGQMVGVVSRYEVMQAMRNIYGRPTEIIDTHKSLRNSQQM; encoded by the coding sequence ATGTCATCTGAACATGCTAACAATCAATGTTTTTCACCGACGGAGATGATGGCGCAAGCTGAGAAATTTGCCCTTAGCAAAGCCAAAAAAACCACGGGTATGACATTGAGCCTGGCTATCATGGCAGGTGCCTTTATCGGCTTGGCATTTTTGTTTTATATCACGGTAACCACTGGTTCTGCTGATACCGGTTGGGGTCTAAGTCGTCTTGCTGGCGGTATCGCCTTCAGTATGGGACTGATTCTTATCGTGATATGTGGCGGTGAACTATTTACGAGTTCGGTTCTTTCTAGCATTTCTTGGGCAAATAAAGAAATTAGCTTTAGCAAAATGCTTTCTATCTGGACCAAAGTGTACGTAGGAAACTTTATCGGCGCGATGTTGTTGCTGACCATTGTTGCCGCCGCTGGGCTATATCAACTTGACCATGGGCAATGGGGATTGAATGCGCTCAATATTGCGCAGCACAAACTTCATCACACGTTGGTTCAAGCGTTTGCGTTAGGGATTTTGTGTAACCTTCTTGTTTGCTTGGCCATTTGGCTCACTTTCAGCAGCGCGAATCCTTTAACAAAAGCAGTAATGACGATACTACCGGTAGCGATGTTTGTATCAAGTGGTTTTGAACACTGTGTTGCAAACATGTTTATGGTGCCACTTGGTATCGTAATTCAAAACTTTGCACCTGAGTCGTTCTGGACTTTGACAGGCACCACAGCCGCTCAGTATGCAGATTTAAATATCAAGCAGTTTATTACAGCAAACTTAATTCCGGTAACACTCGGCAATATCGTTGGTGGTGCAGTGCTTGTCGGGTTAGCGAACTGGTGTATTTACCGTCGCCCTCAACTTAAAGCAGCCAACATTGCAACAATAACAACTACCGTCGATATCGCGTCAGTCAAGGAGAACGCTATGAACAATAACATCATCGTTAAAGACTTTATGAACACTCAACCAGTAACACTTTCTGCGGAAATGACTACGCCAAAAGCAATTGAACATCTAATTGCAAACAACGAAGTTAGCGCTCCAGTGACTGATATTCAGGGTCGTCTAGTGGGTTTCTTCTCTGCACATGATGTGATGGTCGATTTGTGGTGCCAAGACTACATCCCTGCTCAAGGCCAAAAGGTCGTTGATCTGATGTCTCGTGATGTAATCGCAATTGATGTGAATGATAAATTAGTTGATGTTGTTGAGTTCCTTTGCATTGATAAAGAGCAACTATTCCCAACGACTTCAATGGGTATTGCTACTCGCTTCTCTACTCTATCTTTAGAAGAGCGTGCGAAGAGCATCAAAGTTAGCAAACCACACGTTTTACCAGTTCTTGAAAATGGTCAAATGGTTGGTGTTGTTAGTCGATATGAGGTAATGCAGGCAATGCGCAATATTTACGGTCGTCCGACTGAAATTATTGATACTCATAAAAGTCTGCGTAATTCGCAGCAAATGTAG
- a CDS encoding YceI family protein — MKNKVMVTGLAMALLAPLSASAANYVIDTKGAHASINFKVSHLGYSFIKGRFNTFDGQFSYDPENIAASTITVNVDTTSLDSNHAERDKHIRSNDFIDASKYPKATFTSNKVVDNGDGTFEVMGDLNLHGVTQPITIDAQVIGQGQDPWGGERAGFIGSTRLELADFKIPVMGDSSYVDMELHVEGIKQ; from the coding sequence ATGAAAAACAAGGTAATGGTTACAGGATTAGCGATGGCACTATTAGCGCCATTAAGTGCGAGCGCAGCGAATTACGTGATTGACACCAAGGGGGCTCACGCATCGATCAACTTTAAAGTTAGTCATCTTGGTTATAGTTTTATTAAAGGTCGCTTTAATACCTTTGATGGTCAATTTAGCTACGACCCGGAAAACATTGCAGCTTCAACAATAACGGTTAACGTGGATACAACCAGTTTGGATTCCAATCACGCTGAACGTGACAAACATATTCGCAGTAATGACTTTATCGATGCGAGTAAATACCCTAAAGCGACATTCACTAGCAACAAAGTAGTGGACAACGGCGATGGCACGTTTGAAGTGATGGGTGATTTAAATCTCCATGGTGTCACTCAACCGATAACGATTGATGCACAAGTTATTGGCCAAGGTCAGGACCCATGGGGTGGGGAACGTGCGGGTTTTATTGGTTCGACACGTTTAGAACTGGCTGACTTTAAGATCCCAGTGATGGGCGATTCTAGTTACGTTGATATGGAGCTTCATGTAGAAGGGATTAAGCAATAG